One window of the Flavobacteriaceae bacterium YJPT1-3 genome contains the following:
- a CDS encoding capsule biosynthesis protein gives MGLFVAFFSEDQYTSTTTLVPQTSGGVRVSGNLGGLAALAGINLGSMSNSELSPVLYPKIFNSVSYKKKLLDAKLEFEKIDAPVSFRQYYTDYYQPSVLSLVYKYTFGLPNILFKNKEKNIEGTSNILNYSIEVLSTTDRQLLEKIDQKLSITLNEKEGYITIESTMPEAKAAAQLANAAKQKLQQTIIEMHIEKAKTQLEFLESRYTEKQNEFEKAQISLANYRDRNLFSNTARGSTELERLQSEYDLAFNVYNQLAQQVESQRLQVKQDTPVFTVIQSPVVPNQKAGLGKFRIILVCLFTGLFFSLVFLFGYEWFYLSFKRNNI, from the coding sequence TTGGGGTTGTTTGTGGCTTTCTTTTCCGAAGATCAATACACATCAACAACCACATTAGTGCCGCAAACGTCTGGAGGAGTTAGAGTATCTGGAAATTTAGGAGGTTTGGCCGCGTTGGCAGGTATTAATTTAGGAAGCATGTCTAATTCAGAATTATCACCTGTTTTATACCCTAAAATCTTTAATAGTGTAAGCTACAAAAAGAAATTATTGGATGCTAAATTAGAATTTGAAAAAATCGATGCACCAGTTAGTTTTAGGCAATATTATACTGATTATTATCAGCCTAGCGTTCTATCTTTAGTGTACAAATATACTTTTGGCCTACCGAATATATTATTTAAAAACAAGGAGAAGAATATTGAAGGAACTAGTAATATTCTTAATTATTCAATTGAAGTGCTTTCAACTACCGATAGACAATTATTAGAAAAAATTGATCAAAAATTGAGTATAACCTTAAATGAAAAGGAAGGGTACATCACTATTGAAAGCACTATGCCGGAAGCTAAGGCTGCTGCCCAACTGGCCAATGCTGCCAAACAAAAACTGCAACAGACCATCATTGAAATGCATATTGAAAAGGCCAAAACACAGTTGGAATTTTTAGAAAGCCGATATACCGAAAAGCAAAATGAATTTGAGAAAGCTCAAATTTCGTTGGCGAATTATAGAGATCGTAACTTATTTAGTAATACGGCACGTGGGTCTACAGAACTGGAGCGCTTACAGTCGGAATATGATTTAGCCTTCAATGTTTATAATCAATTGGCGCAACAAGTTGAATCGCAACGATTACAGGTCAAACAGGATACTCCCGTGTTTACGGTGATTCAATCACCCGTAGTACCAAATCAAAAAGCTGGTTTAGGGAAATTTAGAATAATCCTTGTGTGCTTATTTACGGGGCTATTTTTTAGTCTAGTTTTTTTGTTTGGCTATGAATGGTTTTACTTGAGTTTTAAAAGGAATAATATTTGA
- a CDS encoding SLBB domain-containing protein: MRKLGTRIILLSILLISFGQSYGQDLTTSQIQNVQVDELSDEQIANYWQQAQEQGYTLEELESIALARGMSALQVAKLKRRIRNLELTKQGEKDKKQTDLYGEKLQEENPLFGLRGRDTLSFRESSPIFGKDFFTNPNISFTPNLNLATPENYQIGPGDVLQIEVYGAAENSYELAVSPEGTVRIPNLGLINLNGLSLTEAKAKINSSLSRIYSGIRAAANSPYKVFTSITVGEIRTVSVNVIGEVEVPGTYALNGLSTVLNALYAAGGPKESGTFREIRLVRNGEEVAVFDMYDYLINGSQQGNLTLKDQDVIIVKPYINRVEVEGAVKREGYYELRAGENFANLMNYFGGYTGEAYRDLAVVERIEGSQKVVLEVSLRDANLSFEDGDKVIVNAISDRFVNRVSIGGAVYNPGSYEYMEGLTVGRLIDKALGVRKDAFLNRGVIYRTDDGVNRSALSFNVGEVLNDQVEIFLRKSDSVHVYNKNTLREKRTLTINGAVNSPQTIPFIDSLNVADFIALADGFNEGANPKVIDIFRRINDGEFETLSRSFQWSSTKDLELTQGADFYLEPFDRVSVRYLEGFAPLKDVEVQGEVSFPGVYTIVSKDERVSDLVRRAGGLSPYAYVEGATLIRKKTGKEEEQQEELLEDLAFRDSIVDVKEDDQEFRIGINLKEILEDGGAGSKYDIILNEGDVLSVPSKKQTVEVRGEVLAPSLIRFDKGKGLKQYINGSGGFTSNAKKNKVYVIYANGDVKATSSFLLFRNYPRLEPGAVILVPPKPESKGGLSIQEIVALTTGLGTIGLIIDRLSN; this comes from the coding sequence ATGAGAAAATTAGGGACACGTATCATCTTATTGAGTATTCTATTGATCTCGTTTGGTCAGTCTTACGGACAGGATTTGACTACAAGTCAGATTCAAAATGTTCAGGTGGATGAATTGTCTGATGAGCAGATTGCCAATTACTGGCAGCAAGCTCAAGAACAGGGATATACCTTAGAGGAACTCGAAAGCATTGCTTTGGCTAGAGGCATGTCAGCTTTACAGGTCGCCAAATTGAAGCGCCGTATTCGGAATTTGGAACTTACCAAGCAAGGGGAAAAAGATAAAAAGCAAACCGATCTTTACGGGGAAAAACTCCAAGAAGAGAATCCGTTATTTGGTTTGCGGGGCAGGGATACCTTAAGCTTTCGCGAAAGCAGCCCCATCTTTGGTAAAGATTTTTTTACCAATCCTAACATCAGTTTTACGCCTAATCTTAATTTAGCGACCCCCGAAAATTATCAAATAGGCCCAGGCGATGTATTACAAATTGAGGTTTACGGTGCCGCTGAGAATTCGTATGAATTGGCTGTCTCTCCTGAGGGTACTGTTCGGATACCCAACCTAGGGTTAATCAATCTCAACGGACTCTCTCTGACCGAGGCAAAAGCTAAGATTAATAGTTCTTTGAGCAGAATATATTCCGGGATTCGTGCTGCTGCTAACAGTCCGTACAAAGTGTTTACGTCCATCACCGTAGGAGAGATAAGAACAGTTTCTGTTAATGTGATTGGGGAAGTAGAAGTGCCGGGCACCTATGCCTTAAATGGATTGTCTACGGTCTTGAATGCGCTTTATGCTGCGGGTGGGCCAAAGGAATCAGGAACTTTTCGCGAAATCCGACTGGTACGCAATGGGGAAGAAGTGGCTGTTTTTGACATGTATGATTATCTAATCAATGGAAGTCAGCAGGGAAATCTTACCTTAAAGGATCAAGACGTGATCATCGTAAAACCTTATATAAATCGAGTAGAAGTAGAAGGAGCGGTAAAGCGAGAGGGCTATTATGAATTGAGAGCAGGCGAGAATTTCGCCAACCTAATGAATTACTTTGGAGGGTATACGGGAGAAGCTTATCGAGATCTGGCGGTGGTCGAGCGAATAGAGGGTTCTCAAAAGGTCGTGCTGGAAGTTTCGCTTCGGGATGCTAATCTTTCTTTTGAAGATGGAGATAAAGTCATCGTAAACGCGATTAGTGATCGCTTTGTGAATCGGGTGAGTATTGGCGGGGCCGTTTATAATCCTGGATCCTATGAATACATGGAGGGCTTAACCGTTGGAAGGCTCATTGATAAAGCTCTTGGAGTAAGAAAGGATGCTTTCCTCAATCGGGGTGTAATTTATCGCACTGATGACGGAGTGAATCGAAGCGCATTATCCTTTAATGTGGGAGAAGTTTTAAATGATCAGGTCGAGATCTTCTTAAGGAAATCAGATAGTGTTCATGTCTACAATAAAAACACCTTACGCGAAAAGCGCACCCTGACTATCAATGGTGCCGTAAATAGTCCGCAAACGATACCCTTTATTGACAGTTTAAACGTGGCCGATTTTATCGCCTTGGCCGATGGTTTTAATGAAGGAGCCAATCCCAAAGTGATTGATATTTTCAGACGGATCAATGACGGAGAATTTGAAACGTTGAGTAGAAGTTTTCAATGGAGTAGCACGAAAGATTTGGAGCTGACTCAGGGTGCAGATTTTTATCTGGAACCTTTTGATCGAGTTTCTGTACGCTATTTGGAGGGTTTTGCACCCTTAAAGGATGTTGAAGTTCAGGGAGAAGTCAGTTTTCCGGGTGTCTATACCATTGTCAGTAAAGATGAGCGTGTTTCAGACCTCGTACGAAGAGCAGGCGGATTATCGCCTTATGCTTATGTTGAAGGTGCCACCTTGATCAGAAAGAAAACGGGCAAAGAGGAGGAACAACAAGAAGAGTTATTAGAAGATCTTGCCTTTCGCGATTCGATTGTGGATGTGAAGGAAGATGATCAAGAATTCCGTATCGGAATCAATCTTAAAGAAATCCTGGAGGATGGAGGAGCAGGATCAAAATACGACATCATTTTAAATGAAGGGGACGTGCTTTCGGTTCCTAGCAAAAAGCAAACCGTAGAAGTACGTGGAGAGGTATTGGCTCCGTCTTTAATCCGTTTCGATAAAGGAAAAGGTTTAAAGCAATACATCAATGGCTCCGGTGGCTTTACGTCGAACGCAAAAAAGAATAAGGTATATGTCATTTATGCCAATGGCGATGTGAAGGCGACCAGTAGCTTTTTACTATTTAGAAACTATCCTCGATTGGAACCCGGGGCCGTAATTCTCGTACCGCCGAAACCGGAGAGTAAGGGTGGATTGAGTATACAGGAAATAGTTGCTTTGACTACGGGGTTAGGCACTATTGGATTGATTATTGACAGGTTGTCAAACTAG
- a CDS encoding nucleotide sugar dehydrogenase, which translates to MQVKNICCIGAGYVGGPTMSVIAQRCPNIIVNIVDINEERIEAWNGPLDKLPIYEPGLSKVVEEARGRNLFFSTDVEQAIVDADMIFISVNTPTKTYGIGKGMAADLKYIELCARQIAKVATTDKIVVEKSTLPVRTAEALKNILENTGKDVHFDILSNPEFLAEGTAVQDLQNPDRVLIGGESTERGKKAMEALVQIYRQWVPSDRILTTNVWSSELSKLTANAFLAQRVSSINAMSELCEVTGADVDEVAKAIGTDSRIGPKFLKASVGFGGSCFQKDILNLVYIAKSYGLQEVADYWEQVIRMNDHQKRRFAEKIVRTLYNTVSGKKIAMLGWAFKKDTNDTRESAAIYVADYLLSEQAEIVVYDPKVTRQQMLSDLNYLGTRSEAENERLVQVVDNYKEAVDHAHALAILTEWDEFMDYDWDFIFEAMFKPAFVFDGRALLKDKDLEKKGFSYYCIGDGNTVTN; encoded by the coding sequence ATGCAGGTAAAGAATATTTGTTGTATTGGAGCCGGGTATGTTGGAGGGCCCACCATGTCCGTTATCGCACAGCGATGTCCAAATATTATTGTCAATATAGTTGATATAAATGAGGAGCGAATAGAGGCTTGGAATGGACCTTTAGATAAGCTTCCTATTTATGAGCCGGGTCTTTCGAAAGTCGTAGAAGAGGCCAGAGGCCGAAATCTTTTCTTTTCAACCGATGTTGAACAGGCTATTGTAGACGCAGATATGATCTTTATCTCGGTCAATACACCAACCAAAACCTATGGAATTGGAAAGGGGATGGCTGCCGATCTAAAATACATTGAGCTTTGTGCGCGTCAAATTGCCAAGGTGGCCACTACGGATAAAATTGTAGTCGAGAAATCCACCTTGCCGGTGAGAACTGCTGAGGCACTCAAAAATATCCTGGAAAATACCGGTAAGGATGTTCATTTTGACATTTTGTCTAATCCGGAATTTTTAGCCGAAGGTACAGCAGTTCAAGATCTACAAAATCCTGATCGAGTTCTCATTGGGGGAGAATCTACCGAACGAGGCAAAAAAGCCATGGAAGCCCTAGTTCAGATCTATAGGCAGTGGGTGCCTAGTGATCGCATTTTGACCACCAATGTGTGGTCTTCTGAACTCTCAAAATTAACGGCCAATGCTTTTTTGGCTCAACGCGTTTCCTCTATTAACGCCATGTCTGAATTATGTGAAGTGACCGGGGCAGACGTCGATGAAGTGGCTAAGGCGATAGGTACAGATAGTAGGATAGGGCCTAAATTTTTAAAGGCCTCAGTAGGCTTTGGTGGCTCTTGCTTTCAAAAGGATATTCTCAATTTGGTGTACATCGCCAAGTCGTATGGTTTACAGGAGGTGGCTGACTATTGGGAGCAGGTGATCCGGATGAATGATCATCAGAAACGTAGATTTGCTGAAAAGATAGTTCGTACCTTGTATAATACGGTTTCGGGTAAAAAGATTGCTATGTTGGGTTGGGCCTTTAAAAAGGATACCAACGATACCCGAGAATCAGCTGCGATCTACGTGGCTGATTATTTGTTGAGTGAGCAGGCGGAAATCGTGGTGTACGATCCTAAAGTGACTAGGCAACAAATGCTGAGTGACCTCAATTATTTAGGCACTCGATCTGAAGCAGAAAATGAACGCTTGGTTCAGGTAGTCGATAACTATAAAGAGGCGGTCGATCATGCCCACGCTTTGGCCATTTTGACCGAATGGGATGAGTTTATGGATTATGATTGGGATTTCATTTTTGAAGCTATGTTTAAACCCGCCTTTGTTTTTGATGGTCGGGCGCTTCTGAAGGATAAGGATTTAGAAAAAAAAGGCTTTTCTTATTACTGCATAGGTGATGGGAATACGGTGACTAACTAA
- a CDS encoding sugar phosphate nucleotidyltransferase — MKVNHVVLTGGVGSRLWPLSRKNKPKQYLDIFEGESLFEKTIKRNAKFTDHLLVVGNIENEHWSKVGLKNLKIDKATLLTETVAKNTAAAVAFAAMSSQPNDILLVTPADHIIKEGESYDRALRRAFQLARDGALVTFGVFPKEPETGFGYIEFDGEKVISYKEKPTRELAKRYVESGGYLWNSGMFCFKAQVYLAELERLAPAIFKAASAAFEQRQGAKMNASASEAIPNVSIDYAVMEKSDLLKVVPSHFEWSDMGSYTALYDYLKGSGHPIDSKGNMFIGSGRPAFFIGLQNCIVVDTADSILIVRKENAQDVKDIYDQLSESHPELL, encoded by the coding sequence ATGAAAGTAAATCATGTCGTGTTGACTGGAGGAGTGGGAAGCCGTTTATGGCCATTGAGCCGAAAGAACAAGCCAAAACAATACCTAGATATTTTCGAGGGAGAATCCCTATTCGAAAAAACGATTAAGCGGAATGCAAAGTTTACCGATCATCTTCTCGTGGTTGGAAACATAGAAAATGAACATTGGTCCAAAGTGGGTTTAAAGAATCTCAAGATTGATAAAGCTACCCTATTGACGGAGACAGTAGCCAAGAACACGGCAGCTGCTGTGGCATTCGCAGCCATGTCAAGTCAACCGAATGACATTTTACTCGTAACTCCAGCCGATCATATCATTAAAGAGGGTGAATCTTATGACCGCGCTCTGCGTCGTGCTTTTCAATTAGCTAGAGACGGAGCTCTCGTCACTTTTGGGGTATTCCCAAAAGAACCGGAGACCGGTTTTGGATACATCGAATTCGATGGAGAAAAGGTGATCTCTTATAAAGAAAAACCAACTAGGGAGCTTGCTAAGCGATACGTTGAGTCGGGAGGCTATCTATGGAACAGTGGAATGTTTTGTTTTAAGGCCCAAGTGTATTTAGCGGAGCTGGAGCGGTTAGCCCCTGCTATTTTCAAGGCAGCTTCAGCCGCTTTTGAGCAGCGACAGGGAGCTAAAATGAACGCGTCAGCCTCTGAGGCTATCCCAAATGTGAGTATCGACTATGCCGTGATGGAAAAAAGCGATCTTTTAAAAGTGGTGCCAAGCCATTTTGAATGGAGCGATATGGGCAGCTATACGGCGCTTTATGATTATTTGAAGGGGAGTGGTCATCCGATAGATTCTAAGGGAAACATGTTCATTGGTTCCGGCAGACCTGCTTTTTTTATAGGCTTGCAAAATTGCATTGTGGTGGATACTGCGGATAGCATTTTGATTGTGCGGAAAGAAAATGCACAGGATGTCAAGGATATCTATGATCAACTCAGTGAGAGCCACCCGGAACTTCTTTAA
- the rfbD gene encoding dTDP-4-dehydrorhamnose reductase codes for MRGKPRVLVTGGGGQLATAIQNLEDTGFIFKFATRSELDLTKPDQVAEFIAQWKPDVIINTAAYTQVDQAEEKSELAYSINEGGVKNLIEAIEGRATALIHLSTDYVFDGQKRTPYTEEDQPNPISVYGASKRAGEEVILRSKLKKYAIVRSSWVYSEYGHNFYKSVLAKAQRGMELRVVGDQIGSPTSASSLAAALITMIPQMDETNKGIYHFSNEGSASWYAFAKAIVQQDFPTSEVTPIPTSHLALTAKRPAYAVLDSCKIKSMFGVANEPWEVVLNKMQQ; via the coding sequence ATGCGTGGTAAACCAAGAGTACTGGTTACCGGAGGCGGGGGACAGTTGGCGACAGCCATCCAAAATCTTGAGGACACTGGATTTATCTTTAAATTCGCCACGCGTTCAGAATTAGACCTCACGAAGCCCGATCAGGTCGCTGAATTTATTGCGCAGTGGAAGCCGGATGTGATCATCAATACGGCGGCCTACACCCAAGTAGACCAAGCGGAGGAAAAAAGCGAATTGGCATACAGCATCAATGAAGGTGGCGTTAAAAATCTTATTGAGGCGATAGAGGGCAGGGCAACAGCTTTGATCCATCTGTCCACCGATTATGTTTTTGATGGTCAGAAAAGAACTCCGTATACGGAAGAAGATCAGCCAAATCCTATTAGTGTGTACGGGGCCTCAAAGCGTGCTGGAGAAGAAGTCATCTTGCGCTCCAAATTAAAAAAATACGCGATTGTACGATCTTCCTGGGTGTATAGTGAGTACGGTCATAACTTTTATAAAAGTGTTCTTGCTAAAGCCCAACGGGGTATGGAACTAAGGGTGGTCGGTGATCAGATTGGATCGCCTACGTCTGCAAGTTCTCTTGCTGCAGCTCTTATTACGATGATCCCACAAATGGACGAGACCAATAAGGGGATCTACCATTTCAGTAATGAAGGGAGTGCGAGTTGGTATGCTTTCGCGAAAGCGATAGTACAGCAAGATTTTCCAACATCGGAGGTTACGCCAATACCAACTTCTCATTTAGCGTTAACAGCAAAAAGACCGGCCTATGCCGTGCTCGATTCATGTAAAATAAAGAGTATGTTTGGTGTAGCTAATGAGCCCTGGGAAGTCGTTTTAAATAAAATGCAACAATGA
- the rfbC gene encoding dTDP-4-dehydrorhamnose 3,5-epimerase — MNVYRTEFKDVFLINPDVHRDARGYFVESFHARTFQERTGLDISFVQDNESVSTYGVLRGLHFQKPPHAQSKLIRVVEGNILDVGVDLRATSKTFGQVITQELSADNGLQLFLPKGFAHGFSVLSDQAKVLYKCDTFYNPQAESGIVFNDTDLDIDWEIPDSKALVSEKDRSWPTFAEVMTESYAW, encoded by the coding sequence ATGAACGTATATAGGACCGAATTTAAGGATGTTTTCCTGATCAATCCCGATGTTCATCGCGATGCTCGGGGCTACTTTGTGGAGTCGTTCCACGCCCGAACTTTTCAAGAACGGACCGGTTTAGATATAAGCTTTGTGCAGGATAATGAAAGCGTGTCAACGTACGGAGTCTTACGCGGCTTACATTTTCAAAAACCACCTCATGCGCAATCAAAGCTGATCCGGGTGGTAGAAGGGAATATTTTGGACGTAGGAGTCGATCTGCGTGCCACCTCCAAGACGTTTGGTCAGGTCATCACTCAAGAATTATCAGCAGATAACGGATTACAGCTTTTTTTGCCCAAGGGGTTCGCACATGGTTTCTCCGTACTTTCCGATCAGGCCAAGGTGCTTTATAAGTGTGATACTTTCTATAATCCTCAGGCTGAATCTGGCATTGTTTTTAATGATACCGACCTAGATATAGATTGGGAAATACCCGATTCGAAGGCCTTAGTTTCTGAAAAAGACAGGAGTTGGCCCACTTTTGCTGAAGTAATGACCGAAAGTTATGCGTGGTAA
- the rfbA gene encoding glucose-1-phosphate thymidylyltransferase RfbA, with translation MKGIILAGGTGTRLYPLTIAVSKQLLPVYDKPMIYYPLSVLMLAGIREILIITTAHDQEAFKRLLGDGRELGCTFEYAVQDEPNGIAEAFLIGADFIGADPVCLILGDNIFYGNGLTQMLQDQTQPHGGVIFAFPVKDPQRYGVVSFDENNKATLIEEKPSQPKSKFAVPGIYFYDNQVVKMAKTINPSTRGELEITEINNQYLLKGQLTVVPLRRGMTWFDTGTIDSLEEATDFVKAIEHRQQFKIGCIEEIALLQGFIDRDQLAKRAEYYGNTPYADYLKGLE, from the coding sequence ATGAAAGGAATCATTCTAGCCGGAGGCACCGGGACGCGATTATACCCACTCACCATAGCGGTGAGTAAGCAATTGCTTCCGGTTTACGATAAGCCCATGATCTACTATCCTTTGTCGGTACTTATGCTAGCCGGTATCCGGGAAATTTTGATCATTACGACTGCACATGACCAAGAGGCATTCAAGAGACTGTTGGGGGACGGAAGGGAGCTAGGATGCACTTTTGAATATGCGGTTCAAGATGAACCCAACGGCATTGCCGAAGCTTTTCTAATTGGTGCTGATTTTATTGGTGCCGATCCTGTTTGCCTGATACTGGGAGACAATATTTTTTATGGAAACGGACTCACCCAGATGCTTCAAGACCAGACCCAACCTCATGGGGGGGTTATTTTTGCCTTTCCGGTAAAAGATCCACAGCGCTATGGAGTGGTGTCTTTTGACGAGAATAATAAAGCCACTTTAATTGAGGAGAAACCAAGTCAGCCTAAATCAAAATTTGCAGTACCAGGCATCTACTTTTACGACAACCAGGTGGTTAAGATGGCAAAAACGATTAATCCATCAACTAGAGGGGAACTAGAGATCACCGAGATTAATAATCAGTATTTGCTCAAAGGACAATTGACTGTAGTGCCCCTGCGCCGAGGAATGACCTGGTTTGATACCGGCACCATTGACTCTCTGGAAGAGGCAACTGATTTTGTCAAGGCTATTGAGCACCGTCAGCAATTCAAGATCGGGTGCATAGAGGAAATTGCTTTATTACAGGGATTTATTGATAGAGATCAGTTGGCGAAGCGTGCTGAATATTACGGCAACACTCCTTATGCGGATTATTTAAAAGGATTAGAATGA
- the rfbB gene encoding dTDP-glucose 4,6-dehydratase, whose translation MDAYKSNILVTGGAGFIGSHLVRHLVGLNSGNQIYNLDLLTYAGNLANLRDIESASNYTFIKGDICDTSLVQQILKKHEINVVIHLAAESHVDRSISNPTLFAETNVLGTLNLLNACLHHWNGDFRNKLFYHISTDEVFGSLGPEGFFNENTPYDPRSPYSASKASSDHFVRAYGETYQLPYIVSNCSNNYGPYQFPEKLIPLMINNCIHEQPLPVYGDGLQVRDWLYVEDHIDAIWTCLQKGTPGSTYLIGGNNEWKNIDLVHQLCDIMDEKLSRKKGHSASLISYVSDRAGHDKRYAIDASKIRKELGWKPKTNFQEGLRKTVDWYLDHPDWLTEVASGAYKTYYERHYKTV comes from the coding sequence ATGGACGCTTATAAATCCAATATTTTGGTCACAGGCGGAGCCGGTTTTATCGGTTCACACCTCGTGCGTCATCTCGTGGGGTTAAACTCCGGAAATCAAATTTATAATTTAGACTTGTTGACCTATGCCGGTAATCTGGCCAATTTGAGAGATATCGAGTCGGCTTCTAACTATACCTTCATTAAAGGCGATATTTGCGATACCAGTCTCGTGCAACAGATCTTAAAAAAGCATGAAATCAATGTGGTTATTCACCTAGCTGCAGAGAGTCATGTAGATCGTTCGATTTCAAATCCTACGCTATTTGCGGAGACCAATGTTTTAGGGACACTTAATCTGCTCAATGCTTGTCTTCATCATTGGAATGGAGACTTTCGGAATAAACTGTTTTACCACATCAGTACCGATGAGGTATTTGGCTCCCTGGGTCCTGAAGGTTTTTTTAATGAAAATACGCCTTACGACCCCAGATCGCCGTATTCGGCCTCCAAAGCGAGCTCGGACCATTTTGTACGCGCCTATGGTGAAACTTATCAATTGCCTTATATCGTCTCCAATTGTTCGAATAATTACGGTCCCTATCAGTTTCCTGAAAAATTGATACCGCTCATGATTAATAATTGCATCCATGAACAGCCTTTGCCTGTCTATGGAGACGGACTGCAGGTACGCGATTGGTTGTATGTGGAAGATCATATAGATGCCATTTGGACTTGCTTGCAAAAAGGCACACCCGGGTCTACCTATCTTATTGGCGGGAATAATGAATGGAAGAACATTGACTTGGTGCATCAGCTCTGTGATATAATGGATGAAAAACTTTCCCGAAAGAAAGGTCACAGTGCGTCTTTGATTTCATATGTAAGCGATCGTGCTGGGCACGATAAGCGTTACGCCATTGATGCCTCGAAAATAAGGAAGGAATTAGGCTGGAAACCTAAAACGAACTTTCAGGAGGGCTTGCGCAAGACTGTTGATTGGTACCTGGACCATCCCGATTGGCTCACAGAAGTTGCATCCGGGGCCTACAAGACATATTACGAGCGACATTATAAAACTGTATGA